In Amphiura filiformis chromosome 2, Afil_fr2py, whole genome shotgun sequence, one DNA window encodes the following:
- the LOC140142258 gene encoding putative mitogen-activated protein kinase kinase kinase 7-like, which translates to MATAFPIDKIEFKNIKFREKIGEGGFGAVNRVTFRGIFSKSFKGYKEAAAKSVLNLEEKEVEVMSQLHYKHIIKLIGFSEAGATHVILMEYAPNGSLHDYLSDSSKPLGNELKQKWVRESALAIQYLHDQNYLHRDIKPSNCLLFEDNLLKLCDFGLARKIEHSESTSSQKGTFRYMAPELHVGNDQGRAVFSKPADIYAYGMLILEICTRKPPFQTWEWPKLVFEVGSGAKPTVPKDCSKDLAGIMKQCWEYSPKQRPTIASIVAILNKEVDKEGI; encoded by the coding sequence ATGGCCACTGCTTTTCCAATAGACAAAATTGAATTTAAGAACATAAAATTCCGTGAAAAAATTGGAGAAGGGGGATTCGGGGCAGTCAACCGTGTAACTTTTAGGGGAATTTTCAGTAAGAGCTTTAAAGGTTACAAAGAAGCTGCTGCCAAATCAGTCTTAAACCTAGAAGAAAAGGAAGTTGAAGTCATGAGTCAACTTCATTACAAACATATCATCAAGTTGATTGGGTTTTCAGAAGCAGGTGCAACTCATGTCATTCTCATGGAGTATGCACCAAATGGATCACTGCATGATTATCTATCTGATTCTTCCAAGCCTCTGGGGAATGAGTTGAAGCAAAAATGGGTTAGGGAATCAGCTCTAGCCATCCAATATCTCCATGATCAGAACTATCTGCATAGGGATATCAAGCCGTCtaactgccttctctttgaagACAATCTGTTGAAGCTCTGTGACTTCGGTCTTGCACGCAAAATAGAGCATTCAGAATCAACATCTAGCCAAAAGGGGACTTTCCGTTACATGGCACCGGAGCTGCACGTAGGGAATGATCAGGGACGGGCTGTCTTTTCAAAGCCAGCTGACATCTATGCCTATGGAATGCTGATATTGGAGATCTGTACCAGAAAACCACCCTTCCAAACCTGGGAATGGCCCAAGTTGGTCTTTGAAGTAGGCAGTGGAGCCAAGCCAACGGTCCCAAAAGATTGCTCGAAAGATCTAGCAGGTATCATGAAGCAATGCTGGGAATACAGTCCCAAACAACGACCTACCATTGCATCAATTGTTGCTATTCTTAACAAGGAAGTAGACAAAGAAGGTATTTGA